From Mycosarcoma maydis chromosome 19, whole genome shotgun sequence:
GCTGAATCTGTAGCGGGTGATGGGTGTGGTGCTCGTCGTGTGTGCGGCTTTGGGCTACACGCTAGATCGAGTCTGAGTGTCAAGTTCGAGGTTCAGAACGCGCTCGCTTTCCAGGGTCCTGTCATTCACCTGcgcacaatcacgaatcatgaaccACCAACCCCGAACCTCATAACGTCCAATCCAAGAGCCACGAGCGTCAAGGCTGAAATCTGCACGGTGCGTGTGCCGTGCCGTGCCATGTCAAATTCCAACCCAAAAATACTCAgtgactcacactcgtgactgtagtattcgtgattcacgactcacgactcacgactcaccaCTCGGCACCAGctacgaatcgtgaattcagAATTCACGGTTCTTCTACCCTTCTCGTCGCAACACCACGGCCATCCGAGATTTCAGTTCGACTGGCTAGATTCACagttcgagctcgacataCAGTACTGTAGCAATGCGCATGTGCGCATGTCTGGCTCGATACATCACTAGCGACACTCTGTAAACAGCGTGGGTCGATCAAGCGAAATTCAAAAGAGCGTGGATGGATCTGTCTGTTGCACCGCTGGTGGGAAACAGGTCTTCAGTTGGTAGGAGGGGAATCAAACGAGCGTGTGAGAGCTTGACGGTTCAAGCCCTCGAGCAAATGGGGCCTGCCGAAAGCTGTCAACAGCTTCAAGGCGCCAGAGCCCGGGTATATCGTGTTCCTTGCTGCTTCCTGCTTTCCAGGAGGAGCATTTGAGCAGGCCACTCTTTGCATTACCTAGGGGCTTCCGCCCTAGACAGGTGACTTTCTCTTGGCGAGACCTGGCGACGTCGAATGCATCAACACAGGCGTACTTTGCCCGCTAGGCCCCGAATTTGAAGCTGTACGCTTCAGCGGCGTACGCATCGCCTTTGCGTTGGGACCTTCGCTGCCATCCGGTCCGAAAAAGCTCTGATCGGCCATGCTTATTACGTTCTGTCCAAATTGCGGCGCAAAGCCGTTCGAAGCGATGAAGGGCGACCCTTCAAACGACTTGAACTGGCCACCGGCCATCGACCCTGGTGCAGGCGAAGGCGGAAGCGGAGTGTTGATAGCAGTCATCATAGCTTGGTGTTGCGGCGTCAGCGGTGAGGGAGGCATACTCATCACGCCGAGCCCAGCGTTGCCAGCAGAGAGCCCTGCCGATGTTGGACTGACACCGGGATGCATGCCCGGCGCAAACATACCCGCTGTCGCCCCCGACGTATCGATGGCCAATCCAGCGAGGCCGGCACGGTTAGCGCCAGGTCCATCACCGCGTCCGATGTTGAACTGTGGAGGTGGCATCTGCCCCTCACCAAACGAAGCTGACCGTTGCGGTGTCATATTGGCACCCATGGCCATCATGGCACCGTCACCATGCATCGAGCTATGCATTGGCGAGCCGTTCATCGTGAGCATACTTTCGCTGTGCGCCGAGCTGACAGAGACGCGACGAGAGATGGGTGTAGCCGCCATGCCGTACCCTTCCATCGACACACCGAACGCTGACGATGTACCATGCATGCCTCGAGAAAGATGTGTCGCGCCGGCACCCATGCGCAGACCGCCAGGACCGACGCCAGGACCGAACTCGGGCTCTGTGACAAAGATAGGTGGGCCATCGTGGCCTTGAGGCGTCCACAAGCCTTGAGGGGGCATCGGAGAGGGGATATCGAGCGTAGGGACACGTACATCGAAACCAAGGTTGCCACCGCTCGTCTTCTTGACGTGTTCGAGCACCATACCTAACACATCCCTGAGCTGCGTGGTAAAAGTGCGCAGCGCCATGTtttgctcggcgagctcttcgagcCTGAactgcatctcgtcgacctgCTGGCGCAACTGCATCTGGCCCACGCTGACACTGTACTGCAAGTCTCGCGCTTCGACACGAGCGTGCTCCGAGTCCAACGCTTTCCTACGaatgtcgtcgagcaggtCAGGTCGGCCACGCAAGAACTTGGGGTGTGAAAATTCCCAGATCTGCGCATCGGCCGACTGGCGGTGACCGCGCGGCGTCTTGTTGACCTTGTAGAAGCCATACATGTTGAGCTGGCGGATAAAGCTGGAAAAGTTACTGTGCTTAAAGTGCTTGCCGAGCACCTCTTTTGCAAATTCGTCAAAGTTGCAGACCATGACACTGGTGCCATTGCGGTTCCAGCTGATGAGATGCTGATAGTCTGGGTCGCTGACCATGCGGAAGAGCTTGTAGACAAacttgctgctctgcctTTTCTCTGCGGCGAGGTCGGCATCCGACTGGCTGGTGACGTTGGGATCATCGACGGAAACATCGCCCACGCTCTGGTTGccagcgccgccgccaaAACCCGAAGTGGGACTCTCCGCGTTCTGAGACCCGGTGGCACTCTTGATCGATGTAGAGCTGTACGAGCGCATAGCGGCGGTGAGCGGAGCCGTCTCGGTGCTCATGTTGTACTCTGCTCGTAGCGGTGAGGAGACATTGGGCgcgccgagatgagcaTCTGATGTAGCGATGCTATCCGGATGCAGGTGAGGCGATGTAgaggcagcggcggcgccTATGCTGAAGGACGCCGATGCATCTGCTGGTGATGCGAGGTTAGACGGAGGCGATGAAGCGGCGGTGCCAGCAAAGTTGAGCGAGTTGGCGAGATGCGGctgttggtgctgttgATActgttggtgctgttggtgctgtTCGCCTTCGCTTTTTACAGACAGACCCGAGATGTTGAGATG
This genomic window contains:
- a CDS encoding uncharacterized protein (related to Heat shock factor protein 4), translating into MNGIENGQTFDPAFDAFFHAPSSSSPHHQLQHQKMADSPASISHPANLGTADANAPIHVYPHDSATMRPTSSGSNLHLNISGLSVKSEGEQHQQHQQYQQHQQPHLANSLNFAGTAASSPPSNLASPADASASFSIGAAAASTSPHLHPDSIATSDAHLGAPNVSSPLRAEYNMSTETAPLTAAMRSYSSTSIKSATGSQNAESPTSGFGGGAGNQSVGDVSVDDPNVTSQSDADLAAEKRQSSKFVYKLFRMVSDPDYQHLISWNRNGTSVMVCNFDEFAKEVLGKHFKHSNFSSFIRQLNMYGFYKVNKTPRGHRQSADAQIWEFSHPKFLRGRPDLLDDIRRKALDSEHARVEARDLQYSVSVGQMQLRQQVDEMQFRLEELAEQNMALRTFTTQLRDVLGMVLEHVKKTSGGNLGFDVRVPTLDIPSPMPPQGLWTPQGHDGPPIFVTEPEFGPGVGPGGLRMGAGATHLSRGMHGTSSAFGVSMEGYGMAATPISRRVSVSSAHSESMLTMNGSPMHSSMHGDGAMMAMGANMTPQRSASFGEGQMPPPQFNIGRGDGPGANRAGLAGLAIDTSGATAGMFAPGMHPGVSPTSAGLSAGNAGLGVMSMPPSPLTPQHQAMMTAINTPLPPSPAPGSMAGGQFKSFEGSPFIASNGFAPQFGQNVISMADQSFFGPDGSEGPNAKAMRTPLKRTASNSGPSGQSTPVLMHSTSPGLAKRKSPV